The Salvelinus namaycush isolate Seneca chromosome 28, SaNama_1.0, whole genome shotgun sequence genome contains a region encoding:
- the LOC120023650 gene encoding glutaminyl-peptide cyclotransferase — MTERRSSPLIHLFYVVSICATFIDNINGQRAQVPWTQDKISHKPSTLSSSDITRVLSHTDLNQMWQRDLRPLLVTRYPNSAGSLAAQQHIKSTLGSLRAGWDVKEDMFESHTPYGPMTFNNIIATLNPSAKRHLVLACHYDSKYYPPQWHGREFLGATDSAVPCAMILELVRALDHELKTLKGSNPNLSLQLLFFDGEEALFQWTSTDSLYGSRHLAQKMENTAHPPGASDTNELHGIDLFLLLDLIGGPSPRFGNQFPNTARWLTRMQNIERRLHNTGHLKDHPNDVQYFWPGMPVGPVQDDHMPFLNRGVRVLHLIPTPFPSVWHTFDDNEQNLDRSTIENLNKILQVFVLEYLNMKPQALNPQNAP, encoded by the exons ATGACTGAACGTCGCTCCAGTCCGCttatacatttattttatgtAGTGAGCATTTGTGCAACATTTATCGATAATATCAATGGACAGAGAGCACAGGTCCCATGGACACAAGATAAG ATCAGCCACAAGCCCAGCACCCTCAGCTCCAGTGACATCACCAGGGTCCTGTCACACACAGACCTGAACCAGATGTGGCAGAGGGACCTCAGGCCTCTGCTAGTGACACGGTACCCCAACTCTGCAGGCAGCCTGGCAGCGCAACAG CACATCAAGAGCACTCTGGGTTCTCTGAGGGCAGGCTGGGATGTTAAGGAGGACATGTTTGAGTCACACACCCCTTACGGTCCCATGACCTTCAACAACATCATCGCTACCCTCAACCCTTCCGCCAAGCGTCACCTGGTGCTGGCGTGCCACTACGACTCCAAGTACTACCCTCCCCAGTGGCATGGGCGTGAGTTCCTGGGTGCCACGGACTCAGCTGTGCCCTGTGCCATGATCTTGGAGCTGGTACGGGCTCTGGACCACGAGCTGAAGACTCTGAAG GGATCCAATCCCAACCTGTCTCTCCAGCTGTTGTTCTTTGATGGAGAGGAGGCTCTGTTCCAGTGGACCTCTACAGACTCCCTGTACGGCTCCCGCCACCTGGCCCAGAAGATGGAGAACACAGCACACCCACCTGGAGCCTCAGACACCAACGAACTGCATGGCATT GACCTGTTTTTGCTCTTAGACTTGATTGGGGGCCCCAGTCCACGCTTTGGCAACCAGTTCCCCAACACTGCCCGGTGGCTCACCAGAATGCAGAACATCG AGCGTCGTTTGCACAACACGGGCCACCTGAAGGACCATCCAAACGATGTACAGTACTTCTGGCCCGGTATGCCTGTGGGTCCGGTGCAGGATGACCACATGCCATTCCTCAACAGAG GTGTGCGCGTCCTCCATCTCATCCCCACCCCCTTCCCCTCTGTGTGGCACACGTTTGATGACAACGAGCAGAACCTGGACCGCTCCACCATCGAGAACCTCAACAAGATCCTGCAGGTGTTCGTGCTGGAGTACCTCAACATGAAACCTCAAGCCCTGAATCCCCAAAATGCCCCCTAA